The Lycium barbarum isolate Lr01 chromosome 11, ASM1917538v2, whole genome shotgun sequence genome contains the following window.
TGGCAACAACATGTGAAGGGGACTAGTATGTACAGGCTCTGGTGCAAATTAAAGTTCTGTAAGGTCCCAATCAAACAATTGAAACAAAGAGTACTGGGGACCACGGACAAGAGGATTAATGATACTAGAGACTCCCTGACAGCTATTCAGTCTCTTATAACAGCTCAATTCGATCAGGAATTGGTTATGAAGGAGAAAGAGGCTACTGAAAAACTCAATAAATGGTTGGGTATCTAGGAAAAGATATATAAGCAAAAATAAAAAGCACAATGGATTGAGGAGTGGATGGAAACAATAAATATTTCTTCAACTGTAGCATCAATAATATCTCAGTACTAAAAGGAATGGATGGCAGGATGCAAGACAGGTGACATTGAGAAAGAGATCCTTAAATTCTACAAGGGACTCTTGGGATCTGCAGCTGAAAGTATTCCAGCTATTGATCTATCCATCATAAGGAAAGGGCCTAGTCTCAACATGCAACAATAACAAGAGATGTGTAGAGAAGTATCATTGAAGGAAATTTAGGATGCATTGTTTAGCATTGATAATAACAAAGCTCCAGGTATTGATGGGTTCAATGCACATTTCTTCAAAAAAGCATTCAGAATTATCCAGGGAGATGTACATGAGGCTATTAAGGAATTCTTTCATGAAAATAGATTGCTCAGGGCTGTGAGCAACACTATGGTAACTATGGTACCTAAAACAGTATAAGAATTCAGACCTATAGCATGTTGCACCAAAATTTACAAAATCATATCCAAAGTCATTTTTGGTAGAATTCAGGGTGTATTAGATGGAATTGTGGGTCAGAGTCAATTTGCTTTCATACTAAGGAGGCTTATATCAGACAACATTTTGCTGAGTCATGAATTAGTGAAGGGATACACTAGGAAACACATTTCTCCTAGGTGCATGATCAAGGTGGATTTACAAAAGGCATATGACTCTGTGGAATGACCCTTTATTGAACAAATGCTAAAAGAGTTGGGGTTCCCAAGAAGGATGGTCACTTGGATTATGATATGTATCAAAACTGTAAGCTACACCTTACAAGTGAATGGAGGGCTCACAGATACCATCCAAGCTAAGAGGGGACTGGGACAGGGGGATCCAATGTCCCCCTATATATTTGTGCTACTAATGGAATACTGGCACAGATGTTTGGCTGTGCTCTAACTGGAACCAGATTATAACTTTCATCTAGGTGTCATAAACTAGGTATAACACATTTGTGCTTTGTAGATGATTTACTCATGTTTGCAAGGGGGTGATGAGTCTTCAGTAATGCTGCTTAGAGAGAAGTTAACTATATTCTCTGAAGCTTCATGGTTGAAAGCCAACATAGCAAAAAGCCAAGTGTATTTTGGTGGTGTTGATCAGCAAACAAGGGACAATATTTTGGGGATTTTAGGGTATGAAGTTGGTGACCTTCCCTTTAGGTATCTAGGGGTGCTACTGTCTACTAAGAGGCTTACTGTGCAACAATGTAAACCTTTAGTGGAGAAGATTACTTCAAAGATTACTAACTGGATGGCCAAGTGTCTATTGTATGCTGGAAGACTACAACTCATAAGGGCTGTTTTGTTTGGTGTACAAACATACTGGTCTCAACTTTTTCTACTTTCTAAAAAAGGGATCAAAATGATATTGGCAATTTGTAGGAGTTATCTTTGGTCAGGAGAAGCAAGCATCACTAAGAAGGCTCTGGTGGCTTGGGACAAAATCTGTTTACCTAAGGGTGTTGGTTGCATGAACCTTGTAAATCTGAGAATCTGGAACCAAACAGCTATCTGCAAGTTG
Protein-coding sequences here:
- the LOC132619459 gene encoding uncharacterized protein LOC132619459 gives rise to the protein MALCNDLWVMKYGGVTAQFLENHFSDHSLIHFEITSGGVQNKKPFRFINALADDNKFLQRVDSVWQQHVKGTSMYRLWCKLKFCKVPIKQLKQRVLGTTDKRINDTRDSLTAIQSLITAQFDQELVMKEKEATEKLNKWLGCKTGDIEKEILKFYKGLLGSAAESIDGFNAHFFKKAFRIIQGDVHEAIKEFFHENRLLRAVSNTMMIYSCLQGGDESSVMLLREKLTIFSEASWLKANIAKSQVYFGGVDQQTRDNILGILGYEVGDLPFRYLGVLLSTKRLTVQQCKPLVEKITSKITNWMAKCLLYAGRLQLIRAVLFGVQTYWSQLFLLSKKGIKMILAICRSYLWSGEASITKKALVAWDKICLPKGVGCMNLVNLRIWNQTAICKLLWALSQHKEKLWITWVHIYYIKKQDILTMEMPKQASWMIRKIINMRKH